A region of Gracilinanus agilis isolate LMUSP501 chromosome 3, AgileGrace, whole genome shotgun sequence DNA encodes the following proteins:
- the NECTIN2 gene encoding nectin-2 isoform X2: MALASSLPLPLLLLLLSPRLKATPQSIHVKLPSVVHGLLGKDVQLPCHLVPGEVEVQVSQVTWLRQNQTSGTMSIAVYHPTHGAGFPSTGPGMERLAFVSQNQGPGSEFFNATLLIRDLRGEDEANYTCEFATFPGGNGKGTTLLRVLAEPKSHVEPYEVVSGPDPVTMASCVSSGGRPPARISWSSPLAGQSHETRTEGPVSDTFTVTSHFTMVPMAQANGKKAICKVEHETLREPALLSVTLGVKYRPKVSISSPDDDWYVGRTEASLKCDAQSNPEPTAYNWSTVSGSLPSTAVSQGVKLTFPTVDWSVNTTFICQATNALGTGWANRTLHVKETPSAKESSAGSLSVGQVVAIVIGVVIVVVLSILGVFLWKRKSLCQGHQDRSATRVRRGCLFFLDAGSGLRGSAEGLAVGA, encoded by the exons ATGGCCCTGGCCAGCTCCCTGCCCTTGCccctgctcctgctgctgctgtcTCCACGCTTAAAGGCCA CACCTCAAAGTATACATGTGAAGTTGCCTTCAGTGGTTCATGGTCTCCTGGGGAAAGATGTACAACTCCCATGTCACCTGGTGCCTGGGGAAGTGGAAGTCCAGGTGTCCCAGGTGACATGGCTACGCCAGAACCAGACAAGTGGCACCATGAGCATAGCTGTCTACCACCCAACCCATGGTGCTGGTTTCCCCAGCACAGGACCTGGTATGGAGCGCCTGGCATTTGTCTCACAGAACCAGGGTCCAGGTTCAGAGTTCTTTAATGCCACCCTTCTCATTCGGGACCTGAGGGGTGAAGATGAAGCCAATTATACCTGTGAATTTGCCACCTTCCCTGGAGGGAATGGCAAGGGCACCACATTGCTTAGAGTGCTAG CTGAACCTAAGAGCCACGTAGAGCCCTATGAAGTGGTCTCAGGCCCAGATCCCGTGACCATGGCCAGCTGTGTCTCCAGTGGGGGTCGCCCACCTGCTCGGATCTCTTGGTCCTCTCCGCTGGCTGGACAGAGCCATGAGACCAGGACTGAAGGGCCAGTGTCTGACACTTTCACCGTCACCAGTCACTTCACCATGGTTCCAATGGCCCAAGCCAATGGGAAGAAAGCCATCTGTAAGGTGGAGCACGAGACCCTCAGGGAGCCTGCCCTGCTCTCCGTCACCTTGGGTGTGAAAT ATCGCCCCAAGGTCTCCATCTCAAGCCCGGATGATGACTGGTATGTTGGACGAACAGAAGCATCCTTGAAATGCGATGCCCAGAGCAACCCTGAGCCCACAGCCTATAACTGGAGCAC GGTCTCCGGCTCTCTCCCTTCAACAGCTGTATCTCAAGGCGTCAAGCTCACCTTCCCCACTGTGGACTGGTCAGTCAATACCACCTTCATCTGCCAAGCCACTAACGCTCTGGGCACAGGATGGGCTAACCGAACCCTCCACGTCAAAG aGACGCCCTCCGCCAAGGAATCCTCGGCGGGCTCATTGTCCGTGGGACAAGTGGTGGCCATTGTGATAGGAGTCGTCATTGTGGTGGTCCTCTCCATCCTGGGGGTTTTCCTGTGGAAAAGAAAGTCCCTGT GTCAAGGCCACCAGGACCGTTCAGCTACCAGGGTAAGAAGGGGCTGCCTCTTCTTTCTTGATGCAGGAAGTGGGCTGAGGGGCTCTGCTGAGGGGCTGGCTGTAGGAGCCTAA
- the NECTIN2 gene encoding nectin-2 isoform X3, with amino-acid sequence MALASSLPLPLLLLLLSPRLKATPQSIHVKLPSVVHGLLGKDVQLPCHLVPGEVEVQVSQVTWLRQNQTSGTMSIAVYHPTHGAGFPSTGPGMERLAFVSQNQGPGSEFFNATLLIRDLRGEDEANYTCEFATFPGGNGKGTTLLRVLAEPKSHVEPYEVVSGPDPVTMASCVSSGGRPPARISWSSPLAGQSHETRTEGPVSDTFTVTSHFTMVPMAQANGKKAICKVEHETLREPALLSVTLGVKYRPKVSISSPDDDWYVGRTEASLKCDAQSNPEPTAYNWSTVSGSLPSTAVSQGVKLTFPTVDWSVNTTFICQATNALGTGWANRTLHVKETPSAKESSAGSLSVGQVVAIVIGVVIVVVLSILGVFLWKRKSLCQGHQDRSATREISYSSVACTASPPQADPIENGR; translated from the exons ATGGCCCTGGCCAGCTCCCTGCCCTTGCccctgctcctgctgctgctgtcTCCACGCTTAAAGGCCA CACCTCAAAGTATACATGTGAAGTTGCCTTCAGTGGTTCATGGTCTCCTGGGGAAAGATGTACAACTCCCATGTCACCTGGTGCCTGGGGAAGTGGAAGTCCAGGTGTCCCAGGTGACATGGCTACGCCAGAACCAGACAAGTGGCACCATGAGCATAGCTGTCTACCACCCAACCCATGGTGCTGGTTTCCCCAGCACAGGACCTGGTATGGAGCGCCTGGCATTTGTCTCACAGAACCAGGGTCCAGGTTCAGAGTTCTTTAATGCCACCCTTCTCATTCGGGACCTGAGGGGTGAAGATGAAGCCAATTATACCTGTGAATTTGCCACCTTCCCTGGAGGGAATGGCAAGGGCACCACATTGCTTAGAGTGCTAG CTGAACCTAAGAGCCACGTAGAGCCCTATGAAGTGGTCTCAGGCCCAGATCCCGTGACCATGGCCAGCTGTGTCTCCAGTGGGGGTCGCCCACCTGCTCGGATCTCTTGGTCCTCTCCGCTGGCTGGACAGAGCCATGAGACCAGGACTGAAGGGCCAGTGTCTGACACTTTCACCGTCACCAGTCACTTCACCATGGTTCCAATGGCCCAAGCCAATGGGAAGAAAGCCATCTGTAAGGTGGAGCACGAGACCCTCAGGGAGCCTGCCCTGCTCTCCGTCACCTTGGGTGTGAAAT ATCGCCCCAAGGTCTCCATCTCAAGCCCGGATGATGACTGGTATGTTGGACGAACAGAAGCATCCTTGAAATGCGATGCCCAGAGCAACCCTGAGCCCACAGCCTATAACTGGAGCAC GGTCTCCGGCTCTCTCCCTTCAACAGCTGTATCTCAAGGCGTCAAGCTCACCTTCCCCACTGTGGACTGGTCAGTCAATACCACCTTCATCTGCCAAGCCACTAACGCTCTGGGCACAGGATGGGCTAACCGAACCCTCCACGTCAAAG aGACGCCCTCCGCCAAGGAATCCTCGGCGGGCTCATTGTCCGTGGGACAAGTGGTGGCCATTGTGATAGGAGTCGTCATTGTGGTGGTCCTCTCCATCCTGGGGGTTTTCCTGTGGAAAAGAAAGTCCCTGT GTCAAGGCCACCAGGACCGTTCAGCTACCAGG GAAATCTCCTATTCCTCAGTGGCCTGCACAGCCAGTCCACCCCAGGCTGACCCCATAGAGAATGGCAGATGA